tttggcCACAACGCATTTCCTCATCATCGCTCGCTTGTTCATCCAATGATTCGTCGCTGTGCTCCTCATTCTCTGTTGCCTCTTTTATCTTCgcgttattattttcatctgGATCAAAATCCAATGGTATGAGCGTTTCCTCACTTGAGTTCGTCGATGGTTCTCCAATATCTTCAATGAAGCGTACGTCTCGGGATTTAGTCACCGTTTTCGTTCCTCGTTCCTAAAGTCTGTAAGCCTTTGATTCGTTAGAGTAACCAACAAGGATATATTCCTTACCTTTTGGTTCAAATTTGCCGTGCCTTTTTCCTTTCTCAAGAGCTTTACAGCCGATTACTTTCATAAATCCAACAAATGGTTTTTTGCCGTTCCATAATTCAAATGGGGTTTGTTCGTGCAAGTTTCTTGAAGGGCAGCGGTTCCTTATAAATGCAGCCGCGTTTACCATCTCCGCCCATAGCGATTTTGGTAAGTTTGCCTGCAACAATAAACATCGCGACATTTCCACGAGTGTATGGTTGGCACGCTCTGCCACTCCGTTTTGTTGCGGGGTATATTCCACGCTCAGCTGCCTTGTGATTCCTTCCTGCTGGAGAAAACTAGAAAATTCCTTGGATCTATATATTGAGGCAGATAGTTTATCGCGTCTATAGTAGGGATAAGAGCCGCGAGGGAAGGGGTGCGCCACCGTCCGGGTAGCATTAGCGACAAGCTAGCGGTCGAGCGCGTGATCGTTCGAGTGTCTTCGGGGGAACTCGGGTCCTTAGCGAAAGCGCCGGGAAGCCTGCGTGCTTCCGTTCTCTTAGCCGTCGACTCGAGAGAGTGATAGTCGCGTTAATTCTCAGtgctatttttgcaataaagaaAGTTTGTCAAAAGTACGCGTCATTAATTCCAGCTCTCCGATCCCTTTCTCTCAACAAAATCCTTAACACTATATTCTAACGCATTGTCCGTACGTAGCTTTTTAATGCGATGTCCCGTCTCTTTTTTAACTCTGCGTTTATAATTCTTGAACGCGTCGAGGGCCTCAGAACGTCTGCGTAGCATTGTAACTTCAGTATACCTGGAATAATCGTCTATaaacgttataaaatatctagCACCACCGAGCGATTCTGTTTCAATGGGGGCCACAAATGTCGGAGTGGACGAGTTCCAGAACTGATTTAGCTCTATTTACTGATCTCTGGTAAGGTAATTgatgtattttacatttctgaCAAATTTCGCAATCTAAATTGTTCACAGCTGAAGTTATGTTGAAACCCGAAACCATATTGTTCGTCATCAGTCTCTTTAAATTGTCGAGGTTTAAATGGCCGTACCGCCGATGCCACTTTAACAAATCGTCACGCTTGCTTTGAACTGATTGTAACATTCGATTCTCTGATTCGCGCATCACGTACAATTGTCCGTTTCTTATAACAGTTGCTACTACTGAACCGTCCGAACGTTTTATCGTAgctttattttcataaaatgtcaCTACGTACCCTTTTTCAGTCATGCTCGACACGGACACTAAGTTATTTCTTAAGCTCGGAACGTAAATGGTATTTTCTAATCTTATTCTATTCGTTGCGCGATTATTTAACTTTACTTCCATTCGAATTTCACCTATTCCAAGCGATTTCACACTCTGTTCCCCGGCGGTGTAAACATTACCTTGAACGCTTTCGTCTAAGTCAAAAAAACGTTGTTTACTATTACACATATGACTGGTAGCTCCACTGTCCAAACACCAAACGCTCGATTTAGGTATTTTCGCATTGCACGATATCGCGGGTAACGCATCGTCAGTCTTATAATTTCTTGTCTTTGATCTACAATCGCGACTTTGATGACCGAACTTATCACACTTGAAACATTTTCCGAAAAACTTACGCGGTTTATGTTCATTAGGCTTGCCTTTCTTTGAAGGTTCCGCACTTCGGTTAGCTTTGTCCTTGGTGACTAACGCGCTATTGTTTGCATCTTCATGTGTTGCTTTGTCGCTCTGCCGCGCCTCTTCTTCTATAAGTTTCGATTTGAGTGCGTCGATACTCGGTATTTCATCACGTGATTCCATCGCGATACAAAAACTTTCGTATTCTGTGGGTAGCGACCCGAGCAGCATTATCGACAGCAAATTTGGCGGAATGATAATTCCGGCTTCCTCCAATTGTTCGGCTTTCGATGTAAAGTCATTTACGTACTTCGACATAGCGACGCCCGGTTCCTTCTTCATTCGGTATAGCTGCTTGTACAGCGTCGCTCGCCTTACCGGTCCTCTTGACTCGTAGATCTTCGACAGTTGATCCCATGCTTCTTTCGCCGTTCTCGCTTTCTTAATATTGCTGAGTTGGCTCTTCGTCACACttaatacaattaatgcgAGCGCTTTCTCGTCTTTTGCTGACCACTCGAGATCGGCTGGCTCCCTTCTTATTTTGGTGCCGCTAACGTATCCCCATAACTCGTTGTATATCAGGACACTCTTCATTTGCAGCTTCCATGAGTCGAAGTTATCTTCGGTCAGCTTTTCTAGATTGTTCAGTGTGCTTGTAGCGGCCATTGTTCTTTGCAATCACGTTTCGTTATCACCGTAAGTCTGGGCACGTggcctgggcccataacctgtgaGCGGTTTATTAAATCAGGCACAACGTACCTAACACGCTGGATTGCAAAAGAACAGAATACTTTATTTGGCTTCACTATGCACAATCGCACATAGCTAGGCACTTGAACATGTGCCACGCTAGCGAGCCTGGCGAGGACTGACTACACAGCGTAGAGGGAGATGGCACCGTAGACGTGAAAAGGgggagaaaagaaataataccGCATTTCAATGCCATCTCTGATCCTAAACTCTAAATACTAATGTTCGCATACAATGATTCGCTTCTAACaagaaacaaaatgtaattttcaaaattagttaCTCTTTAGTAaactttaatttgtatttatatagaatctcttgtgtattgttttttatgataatgttACATGAATGATAGTGCAGTTTACGCTACAATTGCGCGACTAATACTTGAaggatatatttgttttatgatgtataaaaaaatatggtaatagaatatttagatattacatatataattatgtttattaaaaaaatttgtatcaaaaaattacattgacaaaaaaaattaatgtgatttttatgcttttaaaatcattgtgcatatttcgggagcacataaattgaggaatattttaagactaaaaccaatttgctacctgtattttaactggttaGGTACTCTTACGTATGGGGTACTCACGTTCGGGTCGGTCGAAGGGGATaagcacaaaaattttattgtgcatatttcgagaacacattaatcgagaaacattttaagacaagAATTATTAcgctttctgtattttaactgatactttacttttatatcagtaatatatagatctttttttgcgtatattttttaaactattacagATAGACTAATTTTGTTTGAGGcatttgaaagcacataaaaagCACATAATTCTAGCATAatgagttttttattttatatgtaattttaatgagtggGGGTGCTAACTTACGTTAAGCCAGCACCCCCAGTTTCAATTGCAATTTCCCACGAAACCGCTCGAGCACAAAAATCGTGAATAGAataattagcacataaagagcatttaatttctacatatGTGTTATTCCGGTTTTTTATGGGGGGTGCTAACTTAACaaacataaatacattatatacattacttttttactttttaagatttttttctttgtttacgGATGTTTGCAAATCTAAGCCATTCCATTATAGAGTGTTCCAAGTCTTTCTCTGTATTACAAGGGATTGTTGTCTAATAGTCTCTAAAACAAGAAGAATTCAATATAGTTTAGATAAGAAAAAggttgtaatttaatatatacataatttaattataataagcaGCTTTACTTACGACTTGTGTAAAAGCTTCTTGGTCATCTTTTAGCATTTCTAGTATCTTGTACAGAGTTTtccttataatatattgttcacTGATGTTTATCTTAGCCAGggtcaaatttttcaaatagtGGTTTTTTGAATTTGATACAACAATTGATCCCATATGTTAAGACATATTCATTGCCCTGTACatcccagcaaacgaaaaaggattgaaaagaattaaaacgggattgccaggaattcaattaaggactttccgaattctattctgtccaaaaaagggattgaaatagtttcaatatcatggaatttcttattttggaaagaatttgtcttttgcttcctcatagaggaagctttgttttcgtgattttcgtatatgaacctttgattgtgTATAAAGTTGGATCtagtcaaccaaatttaaaaaaaatatatatgaaataggggtagaagaaaccaacgaaaagattggtttttgagttttttctgccaatatgttcagattGTTGTAAAACGTCGATATatcgcctaaaaaaaaatgtccgtatgtgtgtgtgtatgtgcacaTTTGATgttgtggttgctctaacttccgcaaatattgagatatcgggctgttttttttttaatcgatagagtatcattcaaggaaggttggtattgaatttgacgatgatcggtaaaggggttcatttttaaaaaaattttaaatttttttagaaatgtccgtagttgctctaactttcgcaaatattgagatatcgggctgttttttttttaatcgatagagtatcatttaaGGAAGATTGGAATTGAATTTgacgatgatcggtaaaggggttcttttttaaaaaaattttaaatttttttagaaatgtccgtggttgctctaacttccgcaaatattgagatatcgggctgttttttttttaatcgatagagtctcgttcaaggaaggttggtattgaatttggcgacgatcggtaaaggggttcttttttaaaaaaattttaaattttttttagaaatgtctgtggttgctctaacttccgtaaaattaaaactctaacttttgtaaaattagaaatatcgCAGGGCGTAATAGTATTATCAAAATACATTCTGCGCGGATCGCAGtgattattatgaaaatgcattctgcgctaggtgcaataattattataaaaacgcaTTCTGCGTTAAACGCagtatacaataaaatgtatctattATAATCAGTTTAAATAACGAACagaaatcaacaaaaaatatgcTATGTTCAACAACctgcattatattattttttagtggacTAAGCCTCAATAATTGAGAATTcaaaaaatgatgttttaggacaataaaaaagtgaaacttgcacattgcttcctcatagtttttaagtgtgaaagtagaaaccttcgctcacaaagcttcctctatgaggaagccaaaaaaataaatactaataattatacattaaataaaataaaagcttactcatagaggagctttgtgagcgaaaGTTTCTACTttcacacttaaaaactatgaggaagcaatgtgcaagtttctactttcacacttaaaaactacgagattcccactgtccctatctactatctagcgaaaccactgccaagggaacgggcttggaaaaattagcggggaaagaagaccctgttgagcttgactctagtctggcactgtaaggaAAGGAAAGTTCCTGTAAGGAactattttttgttcaaaaaagggattgaaatagtttcaatatcatggaatttcttattttggaaagaatttgtcttttttgaatcccatccaattccgacacaaaaatattataccactaaatgccaggttagggattggaaagtttcgtgatgaattccattgaataccattgattccgttaacgaaatgaataccattgaatgccaaactaggaatttaaaatttccgtattgaattccattgaattccgtctattctgacaataaaatgaatactattgaatgccaggatagggattgaaaagtgtccgtgttgaactctgtggcggtacgcgccaccaatagtacacgcccgcgcggtgtctgcattaccggcagtttgcgtcgacgccgctaggcgtcgcatcgccggggcatcttctcgagttcaaagtttcgtctcgaccgctatgtaaagggaccccctacggggcctgacagatcttacaaatctcattttcgggctaattgcccgtcggcagtagtgcgtgtaatgcccttaggcatacacaaaagctcaccgacgaacaacggcgcttggtcgcccaacggaggcgcgagacgtttcctaaaccatctaatgccatgcaattccataacctttacggattccataggattggatggaattgaaaatttcttttttggattccatgggattggaccatctcatttcgaatcccatctaatttcatctaattccgccaaaaaagggattcaaaggtattaaaaaattttaatatcttttaatccttttgcgtttgctgagatataaaatatacttacaataatatatttatatactttagaGTGTGACAGCacatatatgtgaaaaaaatatagaaataaataaaaagtcagTTTTGGTCTTGTTTGTACTGATCGTTTGTTACATCTATCAACtttatactaattttatactaaattacTCTtacagtattatatattatatgttaatataaaattaaggaaTCATTATTTgccatttcattaattaaattgttgctGTCTCCTTGACGATGTCTTCTTTCttcagtaattttatattaacatataacatataacgcattaacatattaacataggattttaacatatatattttattttcaaaaatatgttGCAAAGCGATCGATCCACTGCCAAGCACTTATTCGCAAACTTTCGACAGGATAggttacaaatttttccgtttcttttcCGTTCCGTAATAGCTCCGTGCCATGGGGAACCCACTCATTATAACACGGAACGGAATTGAAACGGAACTACTCTAATTGGTTAACCCCCACCATGTCTCTTTTCCGTTATTGTTCCGTTCCGCTATTCCTTCTCCATCGGGATGCATCCTAAACCTTTACGTatgtaaaagttttataaaattttatagtaccTATAACATCTAGCATGAAtcataacaattatataaatgtatctaatataataaatgtattgatataattattaaatatgtgaTCAATGATCCACAGGTCATAAGGATGGTACTCTGGTAGTATGTCCCGCATCCTTATTGTCGCAATGGTTGAGGTGCATCATGGCACTAATCGTCAGAACCTTCCTAAAAAATTGGCGAAAAACAATATGGTCATTacaacgtataatatattgtctcgtgaatataaaagcaattctaCATTATTTAAGGTACACTAAAGCTTGTAAGTATTATTTGACTAATGAGTAGACAAAAATAgaagtttttaatttgatctaagcataaaatacacatctgttttgagtttttaatttgatcgcaaattaaaatttttttgcagattaACTAGAAGAGAGTTATACTTGATGAAGCTTATATAGTGAGAAATCACAAGAGTCAGGCAGCTGAAGCGGTCTCTGGACTGATGGCAAACAAACGATGGACCCTCACCGGCACGCCTATACAAAATAAGGAGTTAGATTTATACTCTATTTTGAAGTTTTTCAGATGCTCACCGTTCGATGATCCACGCGTTTGGAAACGATGGGTAGACAATAAGAATGCCGCAGGTCATCAAAGATTGGTGACGGTCATGAAGACATTGATGTTGCGGAGAACTAAACAAGAACTGATGGCCAAAGGcgatttagaaaatttacCCGACAAGTCTATCGAGGAGGTGACGGTGGAACTCGACCATCAAGAACAATTGGTGTAGAagaaaatcaagagacaccgtagtgtctcgcgccaagtacacgctgAGCGAGacctcttttacgcgacgcgacaggttgcgagtacccgagatgttgagatctcgataacgagtgaacggatcaagttctaagtaggcttgatcgatagcttggggtcaaATTAGGaaggggtttctcttataatattccgctacgtgccctacgagcggagatattgcgacgcaaagtccaaatgtgaaaatttatttttaagatattcctcctcctcctcctccttctaacgctctcatttaatattattatgattatcagagaaatgtcactttcacACACTTTCAATGTTCactatttcgaaattaggtcgatagacttatcggtcaggaggaagatttctatttagataaattaggtatatatataatatatatattgagtcaattgcttcatgtttatctggagagatttcgtattgcttcctcatagagaaagctttgtttttgtgaatttcgtatatgaacctttaaTTGCGTTTAAGTTGGGTTtagtcaaccaaattttaaaaaattatatatgaaataggggtagaagaaaccaacgaagagattggtttttgagttttttctgccaatatgttcagattgttgtaaaacgtcaaaatatcgcctaaaaaaaatgtccgtatgtgtgtgtgtgtgtgtgtgtatgtgcacaTTTGATgttgtggttgctctaacttccgcaaatattgagatatcgggcttttttttttttaatcgacagactatcattcaaggaaggttggtattgaatttggcgatgatcagtaaaggggttcttttttaaaaaatttttgaatttttttagaaatgtccgtggttgctctaacttccgcaaatttggaaatatcgatctatttctaattttattatattttttagtcttttctacccctatttcatatataattttttaagatttggttgattagacccagctttatacgcgatcaaagatccataattttgatcgcatataaagctaagtctaatcaaccgaatttaaaagaattatatataaaataggggtagaaaagaccgaagtaaaaattgttttttgagttttcgatgccattggttgattagacccagctttatacgtgatcaaaggtccataattttgatcgtatataaagctaagtctaatcaaccgaatttaaaagaattatatatcaaataggGGTAGGaaagaccgaagtaaaaattgttttttgagttttcgatgccaatgtgttgcttatgttcgaaaacgtcgaattttttaggattggctatccatcaaataacttagaGTAGATTGAGGCGAATCGGATTAATATAAGTTGTAAGACAATTTtcgttagtattttattttaaacgagcaattttatcgtgctaattagtaatccgatttgcctcggtctaccctatacattttttaggccgaaatcggtaaccctttcACTAATCTTCGCCAAATTCGAAACAACCTCCCTTTAATGAtaccttatatataagattacgtGTATgatttgtacactttttaggcaaaaattggtaaccccttcaccgatcattgccaaattcaacaccaatatatctttaatgatactctatccataaaaaaagtgtgcaagtagaaacttgcacattgcttcctcatagtttttaaatgtgcaagtagaaacttgttcattgcttcctcatagtttttaagtgagcaagtagaaacttgcacattgcttccttatagtttttaagtgtgcaagtagaaacctgcattgcttcctctatgaggaagccaaattaattatgcatacaaaaacaggcttcctcatagaggaagcaatgcaggtttctacttgcacacttaaaaactgtaaggaagcaatgtgcaagttttttttacatcgtattacccaCGGTCGTATACACAAGTCTGGCAACTCGGGCCGAATTTTAGTGGTGAGGGTAGCACACTTATTGAAGcaggttttttaatttatgatatcgCCACCACGTGTCGCTACTATCTAGTATACAGTAGAGCTCTAGATTATAAGAGTAGCGCAAAAGTCGGACATGTTGGTACTAAAAGGGCGCGAAAAATTTGAACGAGACATGTAAACCGTTTTCCGCTCACTGCCAATATGGAACATTTATAGTATACGTAACAtaggtatataaatgtattataaatttgttttgtgGTATATATCTATTTGCAGTGAATATTGAAAcgcagtaattattatatttttaatgcactCTGTATGATATTCATATTCaggataatgaaataaaaaaagtcttgaaattttataattttattttgaatcatataaattatattgtatcttTGTACTTATGTTGTGTCTTTGgtatgtttatacatatatatatttgtacttatatttaatgtttatcacATTATTTGTTATCACAATTGTAATTACTTGTTTACAGCATTTCTCATGCCAACGCTCTTGCTTCCACACTTCGAAGATTTATTACGAACTAttgtattgttaaatttacgCACGATGAAATGAATGCGtgaaaaaagatatgtttTCAAGATATGCTTTCCAACAGAATGGCACGGTGGAAATTTGTATGTAATACAAAGTGGCAGCAACGTTTCTAACATTTCAGAGAATGTAACTACACCTGACAGAATTTCTTCTTCACGTTCTCGAAATATGAACTctgcattttgtaaaaaacaataaaccaATTCGCTACAAAATATTAGTTCTGAATTTTTGTCAAAAGTGTCTGGTCGAGAGTAATTGCTTAGATCAGTGAGAACTTGTACACGAGAAATATCACACGAAGTAGATTTCAATAAAGCCGATTTGCACGTTTCGCATCGTATGCGATGCCTATTTATAACCGTTCGTACAACTGCTCCACtaagtttatataaagattgacCTTCTTCTTGTTgctttatttttgctttaacCTTGTAGTTTTTCTTACGTAGTATTGAGGCAGGTCGTCGCGTTTAGCGCGTAGGCGCACGAGCGTATCCGAATATTGCCGAGCGCGGCAGAGGAGAGGTAGCGAGTCTCGCGATCGCGCATGTTACTTCGAGTCGCTGCACGACGGTAACCGACAGAAGTCGTTTTTGTAACGTATCCAcggtattatttttcaataaaggaACGCGAAGTATATTGTACAAGTACGAGTATTTCTCTGCAATCCACTCCATTGATCTATAGCCTCatcaggttatgggcccaggtcACAAGTGAGAGAGAATTCGTGTTCGTGAAAAGTGTGGCAAGTCGATCGTACGGCGTGCGAGCAAGGCACGTGGCGAAGTCGTGTTTCTCCAAGTGATCACAAAATCGAAGCAAGAGTTCGTGGAGAGAGGTCTGAGACAATATCGAGTGGCGAGGACGTCGAGCGAATATTTTTAGTTCCGGGAGTGTACGCGAAAAGATCGGAAATGCCGGACGATAATCTAGTGCGATCCGTGAAGCGGTTCGACGGCAAGAATTATCAGGCGTGGAAATTCCAGATCACCGCTGTGCTAATGGCGAATGAGATTTTCGACGTAGTCGACGGAACGAGACAAAGACCTGAAAACACAAATGTGGCAGCGATGAAAACGTGGGTGAAGGATAACGCTAAGGCTACGGCGATTATTGCGTCAGCAATGGAAGATGATCAAGTGAATAGTGTGCTTGTCTGTACCACAGCGTTCGAGATGTGGAAGAAGCTGATGACTTTGCACGAGCAAAAATCGGCCTCAAATGTGGGTGCATTAACGCAGCGTTTTTACGCGTATAAAATGCAGACGTCGGACTCAGTGATCCAGCACGTAAGTGCCATACAGAACATGGCAAGACAGTTGCGGGATCTAGGCGAGCCGATATCGGAGGCAGCAGTAATCGCAAAGATTTTGTCGAGCTTGACgacaaaatttaatgtcttcAAGACAGCGTGGGACAGTGTCGATCCACAGCGTCAAACAATTGCAAATCTGTTGGAGCGGTTGATACGCGAAGATTCGAATTTCGACAAAGAAGATGATTCGACGAGCGCGCTAGCGGTCACGAAGAAAGCGAATGCCAAGGGCAACGACAAGGACAAAAGGAAAAGGAAGCCAAAGAAAAACATAGAGTGCTACCGGTGTCAGGAACGAGGGCATTACGCGAGTCAATGTGATAAACAGAAGAACGAGGACAAAAGCAAAAGTCAGTCGAACAGTTGTGCGTTTGTATTAAGCCGGGTACAGACTTGAGCACGAACGCGCATGAGGCAAGCCGAGGCCGCATGAGCATACAAGTGTGGACGTTGATCCGAGGCGCGCCGAACAGGCCCAAACCGTTCGCCGAACGCGCTCAGACCGAGCCGCGAGTCGTGGATCAGATCCGAGCATTCGCCATTCGTATAAATGTGTGTGGACGGGCCAGAGCGAATGTTCGAAGGTAAGCCGTGTTCGGAGGAAGAAATTGAAGAGAATtcatcttaataataataaaactgtgTTGACCACCAGCGCCTTtgctttttcgtttttctctttttttttaataaattatataaaataataaaactgacaCAAGCCACTGCAACATTTTCGTCTTCCATGTTCGTGCCGCTGACGCCGAACGACTGGAGCAACGTCGAATAGTTGCCTTGACTTGCCTCATGCGTTCTCGTGCGGAGACTTTAATTTTGCAGTCCGAGGCATTCGGTGCGACATCGGCTTGCCTCATGCGCGTTCGTGCTCAAGTCTGTACCC
This sequence is a window from Temnothorax longispinosus isolate EJ_2023e chromosome 11, Tlon_JGU_v1, whole genome shotgun sequence. Protein-coding genes within it:
- the LOC139821403 gene encoding uncharacterized protein; its protein translation is MAATSTLNNLEKLTEDNFDSWKLQMKSVLIYNELWGYVSGTKIRREPADLEWSAKDEKALALIVLSVTKSQLSNIKKARTAKEAWDQLSKIYESRGPVRRATLYKQLYRMKKEPGVAMSKYVNDFTSKAEQLEEAGIIIPPNLLSIMLLGSLPTEYESFCIAMESRDEIPSIDALKSKLIEEEARQSDKATHEDANNSALVTKDKANRSAEPSKKGKPNEHKPHESVQGNVYTAGEQSVKSLGIGEIRMEVKLNNRATNRIRLENTIYVPSLRNNLVSVSSMTEKGSKEFSSFLQQEGITRQLSVEYTPQQNGVAERANHTLVEMSRCLLLQANLPKSLWAEMVNAAAFIRNRCPSRNLHEQTPFELWNGKKPFVGFMKVIGCKALEKGKRHGKFEPKDIGEPSTNSSEETLIPLDFDPDENNNAKIKEATENEEHSDESLDEQASDDEEMRCGQKLQNDMMATPQRGPGRPSYVRTGTPGRPKKVYKTKQANPSSTDPLNLKETLSRSDKEL